In the genome of Altererythrobacter sp. TH136, one region contains:
- a CDS encoding M23 family metallopeptidase, whose protein sequence is MAFASSAAQRVDGRPLASSSLTSRFGMRGHPVSGGVRMHSGVDLAAPAGSPVYATASGVVSFANWNGGYGQLVVVDHGNQIQTRFAHLSRLLVAPGQRVSKGQVVGLVGSTGRSTGPHLHYEIRQAGRAVNPLTR, encoded by the coding sequence ATGGCGTTCGCCTCATCGGCGGCGCAGCGAGTGGACGGGCGTCCGCTTGCATCGTCGTCCTTGACCAGCCGCTTCGGAATGCGCGGACATCCCGTATCCGGCGGGGTTCGCATGCATAGCGGCGTCGATCTGGCCGCGCCTGCAGGTTCGCCGGTCTACGCGACGGCGAGCGGAGTGGTATCGTTTGCCAACTGGAACGGCGGCTACGGGCAACTGGTGGTGGTCGACCACGGCAACCAGATCCAGACGCGCTTTGCACACCTTTCCCGTTTGCTGGTCGCTCCGGGACAGAGGGTAAGCAAAGGCCAGGTAGTCGGCCTGGTCGGCTCCACCGGCCGCTCGACCGGGCCGCATCTGCACTACGAAATCCGGCAGGCTGGACGGGCAGTCAATCCGCTGACGCGATGA
- a CDS encoding prepilin peptidase, translating to MGDKLALPEIAFLALLIGLVATACWTDIFQRKIPNWVCAVTALAGLAYVGVEQGWQGAALALAHLAAALIVTMALFAMKVIGAGDAKFYAAIAAWLPIDRGLLLLAAVGASGLILLVVFLVTRLNGRTRRTPGESTDFDKLPYGVAIGFGGLVAVLLA from the coding sequence GTGGGCGACAAGCTGGCCTTGCCTGAGATCGCCTTCCTGGCGTTGCTTATCGGACTGGTCGCTACGGCCTGCTGGACAGACATATTCCAGCGAAAAATCCCCAATTGGGTCTGCGCAGTGACGGCGCTCGCGGGTCTTGCTTACGTGGGCGTCGAGCAAGGCTGGCAAGGCGCGGCCCTAGCTCTGGCTCATCTAGCTGCGGCACTGATCGTGACCATGGCGCTGTTCGCGATGAAGGTCATCGGCGCGGGCGACGCCAAGTTCTATGCAGCCATTGCGGCATGGTTGCCGATCGATCGTGGTCTCCTGCTGCTGGCCGCAGTGGGAGCCAGCGGGCTCATCCTGCTGGTCGTTTTCCTCGTCACCCGACTAAATGGCCGGACTCGTAGGACACCTGGAGAGTCTACTGATTTCGACAAGTTGCCTTACGGGGTCGCCATTGGCTTCGGGGGCCTTGTCGCGGTGTTGCTCGCATGA
- a CDS encoding type II secretion system F family protein, which translates to MIELAAQNATFRILLLLAVFGVVAGLSLLGLSYANRRLTVRDQLGRLTSGPALVPGQSESLRARESKTAWSQLAAAVERAGLNLADTKNERLTALLKQAGFTSPSATRIYTLVRLMLIFVLPLGYIVLAYSSDEPVSFLKVYFIGSVLALVGLYLPNLYVRARADRRKEAIINGFPDCLDLLLVCVESGLGLEAAMDRVGREMVNSHPKVAELLMITVLQLRAGSSRDEAFRKLAEESAVDEIRAFTTLIIQSDKLGTSVATTLRVYAAEMRERRQMRAEEKAHRLPVLISIPLVACMLPTMIGTLMLPAAVLMVRNIFPLMSGG; encoded by the coding sequence ATGATCGAGCTCGCCGCACAGAACGCAACGTTCCGCATCTTGCTGCTCCTCGCCGTGTTCGGCGTAGTGGCCGGTTTGTCGCTCCTTGGCCTGAGTTACGCAAATCGCAGGCTAACCGTGCGCGACCAGCTCGGACGTCTGACTTCGGGCCCTGCGCTCGTGCCCGGACAATCGGAAAGTCTGCGCGCACGCGAGAGCAAAACCGCTTGGAGCCAGCTCGCCGCTGCGGTCGAGAGGGCGGGCCTCAATCTTGCCGATACCAAGAACGAACGCCTCACCGCGCTGCTGAAGCAAGCCGGGTTCACCTCGCCATCCGCGACACGCATCTACACGCTCGTTCGGCTGATGCTGATTTTCGTGCTGCCGCTCGGTTATATCGTGCTCGCTTACTCGAGCGACGAGCCAGTGTCGTTCCTCAAGGTCTATTTCATCGGCTCGGTGCTGGCATTGGTCGGCCTGTACTTGCCGAACCTCTACGTCCGGGCGCGAGCGGACCGGCGCAAGGAAGCGATCATCAATGGCTTCCCCGACTGCCTCGATCTGCTGCTGGTGTGTGTCGAATCCGGCTTGGGGCTCGAGGCCGCGATGGACCGGGTCGGACGCGAAATGGTCAACTCGCACCCGAAGGTCGCGGAGCTGCTCATGATCACTGTCCTGCAATTGCGGGCCGGCTCCTCGCGTGACGAAGCCTTCCGCAAGCTTGCCGAGGAATCGGCGGTCGACGAAATCCGAGCCTTCACCACCTTGATCATCCAGTCGGACAAGCTGGGCACGAGCGTAGCCACCACCTTGCGCGTTTACGCAGCGGAAATGCGCGAGCGTCGCCAGATGCGTGCCGAGGAAAAAGCGCACCGCCTTCCGGTGCTCATTTCCATACCACTCGTCGCGTGCATGCTCCCGACGATGATCGGCACGCTCATGCTCCCCGCGGCGGTCCTCATGGTCCGCAACATCTTCCCGCTCATGTCAGGAGGCTGA
- a CDS encoding type II secretion system F family protein — protein sequence MILLAIFASVFLLSQVLLGTVWRNRARVAAVNKRLQLIRQGNDRLEIAAQLRKNAPSDFKELPGPVAAFMRSLQRSLFASAIPLTLQQLLLGMGAGMLLVATVLLLSASFSGFPLTPGVFLLCFAFAFAVAVGLPVMIINGIGQRRRKKMEQQFPIALDIFVRALRSGHPVAGAINLLTNEMEDPLGSEFGLIGDEVAYGADLTDALDAMADRWDLEDIRMFVVSLAVQSETGGNLAEILENLSTIIRARASLYLKVRALSSEGRMTGWILTVLPVLTFVGMFLVNPAFYLDVAQDIIFIIGLPLMILWYFIGVFWIRALVDIKV from the coding sequence GTGATCCTGCTGGCGATCTTCGCCTCGGTCTTCCTGCTCAGCCAGGTCTTGCTCGGCACGGTTTGGCGCAACCGGGCTCGCGTCGCCGCGGTCAACAAGCGGCTTCAACTGATCCGGCAAGGCAACGATCGATTGGAGATCGCCGCACAGCTTCGCAAGAACGCACCAAGCGACTTCAAGGAATTACCCGGTCCGGTCGCCGCCTTCATGCGCAGCCTGCAGCGCTCGCTCTTCGCGTCCGCCATCCCGCTTACCCTGCAGCAGCTGCTCCTGGGCATGGGCGCGGGGATGCTGCTGGTCGCGACAGTTTTGCTTCTGAGCGCCTCGTTCTCGGGCTTTCCGCTGACACCTGGCGTCTTCCTGTTGTGCTTCGCGTTCGCCTTTGCCGTGGCGGTCGGCCTGCCGGTGATGATTATCAACGGCATTGGCCAGCGGCGGCGGAAAAAGATGGAGCAGCAATTCCCGATTGCGCTCGACATCTTCGTGCGGGCACTCCGCTCGGGCCATCCGGTCGCCGGTGCGATCAATCTGCTGACCAATGAAATGGAAGACCCTCTGGGCAGCGAATTCGGCCTCATCGGCGACGAGGTGGCTTATGGCGCCGACCTGACCGACGCTCTCGACGCCATGGCCGACCGCTGGGACCTTGAGGACATTCGTATGTTCGTCGTCAGCCTGGCGGTCCAGAGTGAAACCGGCGGCAACCTCGCCGAGATTCTCGAGAACCTGTCGACCATCATCCGTGCCCGCGCGAGCCTGTACCTGAAGGTCCGCGCGCTCAGTTCCGAAGGCAGGATGACCGGATGGATTCTCACCGTCCTTCCGGTACTGACCTTTGTCGGCATGTTCCTCGTCAATCCGGCCTTCTACCTCGACGTTGCTCAGGACATCATCTTCATCATCGGGCTGCCGTTGATGATCCTGTGGTATTTCATCGGCGTCTTCTGGATCCGCGCCCTCGTGGACATCAAGGTCTGA
- a CDS encoding CpaF family protein, protein MNAWSIKLPTASQPTRSTVTDSNIVAKATADTPAPDRNLGLKVSIHRALLDKINLAALDQLPRAQIEQEIRDIVRELLAERREALNAAERDALVIEVLDELLGLGPLEPLLKDESITDILVNGHLTVFVERLGLLERVQTRFQDEKHLLRIIQKIVSAVGRRIDESSPFVDARLADGSRVNAIIAPLAIDGSLLSVRKFAKKRIGIDRLIELGSVPEPMAQVMRAMVASRKNVLISGGTGSGKTTLLNAMSSFIDSRERIVTIEDSAELQLQQEHVARLETRPANIEGRGEVNQRDLVKNALRMRPDRIIIGEVRAGEAFDMLQAMNTGHDGSMTTVHANTPRDALSRIEQMIGMSGIEISPASARAQIASAIDIVVQVARLADGRRKVTSLTEVTGMESSTITMQEIFRYKITGRSDQNEVLGHFEATGIRPKLLADASASGIDLPADLFRPELQFS, encoded by the coding sequence ATGAACGCGTGGTCGATCAAGCTACCGACCGCGTCTCAGCCAACGCGGTCCACGGTCACCGATTCCAACATCGTTGCGAAGGCGACGGCCGACACGCCGGCGCCTGACCGTAATCTCGGCCTGAAAGTCTCCATCCATCGCGCCCTGCTCGACAAGATCAACCTGGCCGCGCTCGACCAACTTCCCCGCGCGCAGATCGAGCAGGAGATACGTGACATCGTCCGCGAGCTTCTCGCGGAGCGCCGCGAGGCTTTGAACGCGGCCGAACGCGACGCCTTGGTAATCGAGGTCCTCGATGAACTGTTGGGGCTCGGCCCGCTCGAGCCGCTGCTCAAGGATGAGTCGATCACCGATATCCTCGTCAACGGCCATCTCACCGTGTTTGTCGAGCGGCTCGGTCTACTTGAGCGGGTGCAGACGCGCTTTCAGGATGAGAAGCATCTGCTGCGGATCATCCAGAAGATCGTCAGTGCCGTGGGGCGGCGGATCGACGAATCCTCGCCATTTGTCGATGCTCGCCTCGCCGATGGCTCGCGCGTCAACGCGATCATCGCGCCGCTGGCGATCGATGGTTCGCTGCTCTCGGTGCGCAAATTCGCGAAGAAGCGGATCGGGATCGATCGCCTGATTGAACTCGGCAGCGTCCCTGAGCCGATGGCGCAAGTCATGCGGGCGATGGTGGCATCGCGGAAGAACGTGCTGATTTCCGGCGGCACCGGCTCGGGCAAGACGACGCTGCTCAACGCGATGTCCTCGTTCATCGATTCGCGCGAGCGGATCGTCACGATCGAAGATTCGGCTGAATTGCAGTTGCAGCAGGAGCACGTGGCGCGTCTCGAAACCCGCCCGGCCAACATCGAAGGTCGCGGCGAGGTGAATCAGCGTGACCTCGTCAAGAACGCGCTCCGCATGCGGCCGGACCGCATCATCATCGGTGAAGTACGCGCCGGGGAAGCCTTCGACATGCTCCAGGCGATGAACACCGGCCACGACGGCTCGATGACCACGGTGCACGCGAACACGCCGCGCGACGCGCTGTCCCGCATCGAGCAGATGATCGGCATGAGCGGGATCGAAATATCACCCGCCTCCGCGCGTGCCCAGATCGCCTCGGCAATCGACATCGTGGTTCAGGTCGCTCGTCTGGCCGACGGACGCCGCAAGGTGACCAGCCTAACCGAGGTGACCGGCATGGAAAGCTCGACCATCACCATGCAGGAGATCTTCCGCTACAAGATCACCGGCCGGTCCGATCAGAATGAAGTGCTGGGCCACTTCGAGGCAACCGGTATTCGGCCCAAGCTGCTCGCGGATGCAAGCGCCAGCGGCATCGACTTGCCCGCGGACCTGTTCCGTCCCGAGTTGCAGTTCTCCTGA
- a CDS encoding AAA family ATPase translates to MTSQAHPFPMRDAMNASLTGQTLIVAEDRFLSSLHALEPAGVMGAAALHPLPAYAAIPDDLVRNVRVMVLEVDAGDDASLRRLAAIRAGHPTVAIIAALRQTDLSLVRALIRQGVIDVTELPFSLPQLQEQLLDAWSSQAELQSPADLGQSISLIGATGGAGATSVLTHLASALSKKNEGSRGVCLVDLDLQKGTVASYLGLEPQVSIQSLLDAGTRLDRELMQSAVTDTALGFSVIAAPSVIAPVDRIDVDHLIATIKLIQASFDYVVFDLPPMWTDWSLSLVSWSNQILLLTDTSISGLNQAKRTLNLLSSVEVPANRTGVVVNRVERGVFRSLRTPDIERTLGAPLLATIADAGPPLRAAQDQGLLISATHGKNRFSTDIAALAGMIVDGAGSDR, encoded by the coding sequence ATGACCAGCCAGGCTCACCCCTTCCCCATGCGAGACGCCATGAACGCCAGCTTGACCGGCCAGACGCTGATTGTTGCCGAGGATCGCTTCCTTTCAAGTCTTCACGCGCTCGAGCCGGCAGGCGTAATGGGCGCCGCTGCGTTGCATCCGCTCCCGGCCTACGCCGCCATCCCCGACGACCTTGTTCGGAACGTGCGCGTGATGGTGCTTGAGGTGGATGCTGGTGATGACGCTTCACTGCGTAGGCTTGCCGCCATTCGCGCCGGTCATCCTACCGTCGCGATCATAGCAGCCCTGCGGCAGACGGATCTTTCCCTGGTGCGCGCCCTGATCCGGCAGGGCGTGATCGACGTTACCGAACTGCCATTTTCACTCCCGCAGCTGCAGGAGCAGTTGCTTGACGCATGGTCATCGCAGGCGGAACTGCAGTCGCCGGCCGACCTTGGCCAGTCGATCTCCCTGATCGGCGCGACCGGGGGCGCCGGCGCGACCAGCGTGCTGACGCATCTCGCTTCCGCTCTCAGCAAGAAGAACGAAGGCAGTCGCGGGGTCTGCCTGGTCGATCTCGATTTGCAGAAAGGCACGGTCGCCTCGTATCTTGGTCTCGAACCGCAAGTGAGCATCCAGTCGCTGCTCGATGCCGGCACCCGGCTCGACCGCGAACTGATGCAAAGCGCGGTGACCGACACGGCCCTTGGCTTCAGCGTCATTGCCGCCCCATCGGTGATCGCACCGGTGGACCGGATCGACGTCGACCATCTCATCGCGACAATCAAGCTGATCCAGGCCAGCTTTGACTACGTGGTGTTCGATCTCCCGCCGATGTGGACCGACTGGTCCCTGTCGCTGGTGAGCTGGTCAAACCAGATTCTGCTTCTCACCGACACGTCGATCTCCGGTCTCAACCAGGCGAAGCGGACACTCAACCTCCTGTCCAGCGTCGAGGTGCCCGCCAATCGCACGGGTGTGGTCGTCAATCGTGTGGAGCGCGGCGTATTTCGCAGCCTCCGGACCCCCGATATCGAGCGGACTTTGGGTGCGCCGCTGCTGGCAACGATTGCCGACGCCGGTCCGCCGCTGCGCGCGGCGCAGGACCAGGGGCTGCTGATCTCGGCGACCCATGGCAAGAATCGCTTTTCAACCGATATCGCCGCGCTTGCCGGAATGATCGTTGACGGTGCAGGATCCGACCGATGA
- a CDS encoding TadE/TadG family type IV pilus assembly protein, with amino-acid sequence MLRVLRSFMQDRSGASAAEFALVLPTFLLFLLGIIDVGRFIWFVNENEKAAQIGARWAVATDIIPGGDIGCATSGAATAGLKCYSYAINGIVDQGLPVPQANFPTVTCSSPSGTLACACAATCPFSTTIDATAQTAFDALVGRMQDIQPRLNSADVDVEYAWSGLGYSGDPNGPDVAPVVTVRIDSLEFRPLFLGSLIAIGIPGASYSLTMEDGAGTYSN; translated from the coding sequence ATGTTGCGCGTGCTCCGCTCCTTCATGCAAGACCGCAGCGGCGCCTCTGCTGCGGAATTCGCGTTGGTGCTGCCGACGTTCTTGCTGTTCCTGCTCGGGATCATCGATGTCGGCCGGTTCATCTGGTTCGTTAACGAAAACGAAAAAGCCGCGCAGATCGGAGCGCGCTGGGCAGTGGCGACCGACATCATACCAGGCGGCGACATCGGTTGTGCTACCTCTGGAGCGGCTACTGCGGGCCTGAAATGCTACAGTTATGCGATCAATGGCATCGTTGATCAGGGCCTGCCCGTGCCACAGGCAAATTTCCCGACGGTCACCTGCAGCTCACCAAGCGGGACCCTTGCCTGCGCATGCGCTGCGACCTGCCCGTTCAGCACGACTATCGACGCGACTGCGCAAACCGCCTTTGATGCGCTGGTGGGCCGCATGCAGGACATCCAGCCGCGGCTGAATTCTGCGGATGTCGACGTCGAATATGCCTGGTCCGGCTTGGGCTATTCGGGCGATCCCAACGGACCCGATGTAGCGCCCGTCGTCACCGTGCGGATCGATAGTCTTGAATTTCGTCCTCTCTTCCTCGGCAGCCTGATCGCGATAGGTATTCCCGGCGCATCGTATTCGCTGACGATGGAAGACGGTGCCGGAACGTACTCCAACTAG
- a CDS encoding TadE/TadG family type IV pilus assembly protein, whose product MRRSLTLWRCESGAAAAELALCLPMVMVLMFGGFEAGNYMLAEHKVIKGVRDGARYAARLPYEYYTGCGPDLTVPASGTGLPSIADVKEDIANVTLSGKPGGGVARIYGWDAADVSVSVSCHAATTTGIYEDLGTAPRVLVSSKVAYPSLFGALGFDTEGAIVRAQAQAAVMGL is encoded by the coding sequence ATGAGGCGATCGCTGACCCTCTGGCGCTGCGAAAGCGGTGCTGCGGCCGCTGAGCTGGCCCTGTGCCTGCCGATGGTCATGGTGCTGATGTTCGGCGGGTTCGAAGCCGGCAATTACATGCTGGCTGAGCACAAGGTCATTAAGGGCGTGCGGGACGGCGCCCGCTACGCCGCGCGCCTGCCGTACGAGTACTATACCGGATGCGGCCCTGATCTTACGGTGCCTGCCTCGGGCACCGGACTCCCGTCGATCGCCGATGTCAAAGAAGACATCGCCAACGTCACCCTCAGCGGCAAGCCTGGCGGGGGCGTGGCACGCATCTACGGCTGGGATGCCGCCGATGTCAGCGTAAGCGTCTCGTGCCACGCGGCCACTACCACGGGCATCTACGAGGACCTCGGAACCGCGCCGCGGGTGCTTGTCTCGAGCAAGGTCGCCTATCCCTCGCTGTTCGGCGCGCTTGGCTTCGACACCGAGGGCGCCATCGTCCGTGCGCAAGCGCAGGCCGCGGTCATGGGGCTATAG
- a CDS encoding pilus assembly protein TadG-related protein produces the protein MITRTRQFWRDQGGAVAATYAIALTGLVIVAGVGYDYTRMVAIDSELQNAADQAALAAATQLDGRGPVGTTPGACARASAAAVGLLSNLSMLSNDGGGNQITVTGTNACGAGDLTKRPGEAGFQWVRFFKDRNKTQVANTDAEAKFVEVFVNPREALYALTPIMATARGSGDLHAAALAGVGSAVCKVPPIMICSPDPTKPFNADGRTGQGIVATGHSTKSAGQGGAPGDDINNKWSPGNFGFLQVQDGTANSRNARLLQALAFANPPIDCVSVDGNRVNTGNPQGLYDAINTRFGIYDFPSNGGNALSSCEGGDCPPAPNVIMDHVNTGNGNGGGGGNSNGNNGNGGGGSGGSGGGGGNTCRMGNNGFQMPSGGNEFNPVAVSPANSSTRYDSNISRMGLPRDLCHYDTFNGTGLCGSVAGGRFGDGVWAREDYFATNHAGVTRPTGWETITRYKTYLWEIGAGRGRAPVCGLPAGDANRRVMTLAVVSNCAQLSGTSTEVIIDEWIDAFLVEPSTDNADRHNPFRDAVYFEIIGKSRLAGNGTYSSQEVRRDVPYLIQ, from the coding sequence GTGATCACGCGAACCCGACAGTTCTGGCGTGACCAAGGCGGCGCGGTCGCCGCGACGTATGCCATTGCGCTGACTGGCCTCGTGATCGTGGCCGGCGTCGGTTACGATTACACCCGCATGGTCGCGATCGACAGCGAGCTGCAGAACGCCGCCGACCAGGCCGCCCTCGCCGCTGCCACACAGCTCGACGGCCGGGGGCCCGTGGGCACGACCCCGGGGGCATGCGCCCGGGCGAGCGCGGCCGCCGTTGGCCTCTTGAGCAATCTCAGCATGCTGTCCAACGACGGCGGCGGCAACCAGATCACGGTCACCGGCACCAACGCGTGCGGCGCGGGCGATCTGACGAAGCGCCCGGGCGAGGCCGGCTTCCAGTGGGTCAGGTTCTTCAAGGACCGAAACAAGACGCAGGTGGCCAATACCGATGCGGAGGCCAAGTTCGTCGAGGTTTTCGTGAACCCGCGCGAGGCGCTCTACGCGCTCACGCCGATCATGGCGACGGCGCGCGGATCGGGCGATCTTCACGCAGCCGCGCTCGCCGGGGTCGGCAGCGCGGTGTGCAAGGTGCCGCCGATCATGATCTGCAGCCCCGATCCTACCAAGCCGTTCAATGCCGACGGACGTACCGGCCAAGGCATCGTCGCAACCGGGCATTCAACCAAGAGCGCGGGCCAGGGCGGCGCACCTGGCGACGACATCAACAACAAATGGTCACCCGGCAATTTCGGCTTCTTGCAGGTTCAGGATGGCACAGCGAACAGCCGCAACGCCCGCCTCCTCCAGGCACTCGCCTTCGCGAACCCGCCGATCGACTGCGTCTCGGTCGACGGCAACCGCGTGAACACCGGCAACCCGCAAGGCCTCTACGACGCGATCAACACACGCTTCGGCATCTACGATTTCCCCTCCAACGGAGGAAACGCGCTGTCGAGCTGTGAGGGCGGCGACTGCCCGCCGGCGCCGAACGTGATCATGGATCACGTCAACACGGGCAACGGCAACGGCGGTGGCGGCGGAAACAGCAACGGTAATAACGGTAATGGGGGCGGCGGCAGCGGTGGCAGCGGCGGCGGCGGCGGAAACACCTGCCGCATGGGCAACAACGGGTTCCAGATGCCCAGCGGAGGCAATGAATTCAATCCGGTAGCGGTCTCGCCCGCGAATTCGAGTACCCGGTACGATAGCAATATCTCCCGCATGGGCCTGCCGCGCGATCTTTGCCACTATGACACCTTCAACGGCACGGGCCTGTGCGGCAGCGTCGCGGGCGGCCGCTTCGGCGACGGAGTGTGGGCGCGCGAGGACTACTTCGCCACCAACCACGCCGGCGTGACCCGTCCAACCGGGTGGGAAACCATCACGCGCTACAAAACCTACTTATGGGAGATCGGTGCCGGACGGGGACGTGCGCCCGTGTGTGGTCTTCCCGCCGGCGATGCCAATCGCCGCGTCATGACCCTGGCGGTGGTATCGAATTGCGCCCAGCTATCCGGCACCTCCACCGAGGTGATCATCGACGAATGGATCGACGCGTTTCTGGTGGAGCCCTCGACCGACAATGCCGACCGGCACAATCCTTTCCGTGATGCGGTCTATTTCGAGATCATCGGGAAGTCGCGCCTCGCGGGCAATGGCACGTATTCTTCGCAGGAGGTACGGCGCGACGTGCCGTATCTCATTCAATGA
- a CDS encoding type II and III secretion system protein family protein yields MNSFRTMCAALALSAAGLTAAPALAQSSGIHAGSIEVPVNKSQVVSADRAIARAMVGNAEVADVLPISEQSVYVLGKKFGTTSLTLYDRANRVIAVMDVEVGPDVEGLRTQIAELVPGQPVEARISAGKLVLTGLVNDAGAANRAYQIAKAYGGEDVINMIQVGGSQQVMLEVKFAEINRQMGERLGVGGFGLSNDGTFRGAIGEGAGLDAENGLTLGAIVDSFGILSKAFSIGSLNIDATLDVLERKGLSKTLAEPTLVALSGERASFLAGGEFPIPVAQSSGGSGGGGNTITVEFKPFGVSLGFTPTVLSDKVISLVVEPEVSSIDSSASVTVNGLTVPGLQTRRASTTVELRDGESFAIAGLLRNDYQTTVRQLPLLGNIPILGALFRSSSFQKGETELLIVVTPRLVAPIRPEQVRLPTDRIADPKPTDVLTTGDSYRPVALPPQPGAVPIAAAGAASQPAAAATAAATTEGDGYAY; encoded by the coding sequence ATGAACTCGTTCCGCACCATGTGCGCCGCACTGGCGCTCTCCGCCGCCGGCCTGACCGCCGCGCCGGCGCTGGCCCAGTCGAGCGGCATCCACGCCGGATCGATTGAGGTTCCGGTCAACAAGAGCCAGGTCGTCTCCGCCGACCGGGCTATCGCCCGCGCGATGGTCGGCAATGCCGAAGTGGCCGATGTGCTGCCGATCTCCGAACAGTCGGTCTATGTGCTGGGTAAGAAGTTCGGCACCACCAGCCTCACCCTCTACGACCGCGCCAACCGCGTGATCGCGGTGATGGATGTCGAGGTGGGGCCCGATGTCGAAGGTCTTCGCACGCAGATTGCCGAGCTCGTCCCCGGGCAGCCGGTGGAAGCGCGCATCTCGGCCGGCAAGCTGGTGTTGACCGGGCTCGTCAACGATGCCGGCGCCGCTAACCGCGCCTACCAGATCGCCAAGGCTTACGGCGGCGAAGACGTGATCAACATGATCCAGGTCGGCGGCAGCCAGCAGGTCATGCTCGAGGTCAAGTTCGCCGAGATCAACCGCCAGATGGGTGAGCGACTGGGGGTCGGTGGCTTCGGCCTGTCGAACGACGGCACCTTCCGGGGTGCGATCGGAGAAGGCGCTGGGCTCGACGCCGAAAACGGCCTGACGCTTGGCGCGATCGTCGATTCCTTCGGCATCCTCAGCAAGGCGTTCAGCATCGGATCGCTCAACATCGATGCGACGCTCGACGTGCTGGAGCGCAAGGGCCTGTCGAAGACCCTCGCCGAACCGACCCTGGTGGCGCTGTCCGGTGAACGCGCCTCGTTCCTGGCAGGCGGCGAGTTCCCGATCCCCGTCGCACAATCGAGCGGCGGCAGCGGCGGCGGTGGCAATACCATCACCGTCGAATTCAAGCCGTTCGGCGTGAGCCTGGGGTTCACGCCCACGGTGCTGAGCGACAAGGTGATCAGCCTGGTGGTCGAACCCGAAGTCAGCTCGATCGATTCGAGCGCCTCGGTCACCGTCAACGGCCTGACCGTGCCCGGCCTGCAGACTCGCCGCGCCAGCACCACGGTGGAGCTGCGCGACGGCGAAAGTTTTGCCATCGCCGGTCTGCTGCGTAACGATTACCAGACGACGGTGCGCCAGCTTCCGCTGCTGGGCAACATCCCGATCCTGGGCGCATTGTTCCGCTCTTCCAGCTTCCAGAAGGGCGAGACCGAGCTGCTGATCGTCGTCACTCCGCGGCTTGTCGCGCCGATCCGTCCCGAACAGGTGCGCCTGCCGACCGACCGGATCGCCGATCCAAAGCCGACCGACGTCCTCACCACCGGTGACAGCTATCGCCCGGTCGCCCTGCCCCCGCAGCCCGGCGCTGTGCCGATCGCAGCCGCCGGAGCGGCCTCGCAGCCTGCCGCGGCGGCGACCGCCGCCGCCACCACCGAGGGAGACGGATATGCGTATTAA